A window from Candidatus Eremiobacterota bacterium encodes these proteins:
- a CDS encoding HD domain-containing protein: MIELHAVRPHDDGDGAAAELRIRNLAIARAAVAQLAPADRTIAVKIVALRFVERCAAALASGDPKLLCAWVDRVCERYAGIVPADEAISAALDVIARTHRSVAARLRAEVQPIVSRPRLVKAPARHEAVDEVDVVLDRLLTELHQSDVLTAEHSRAVSSWCARLGKRLGMEKSAIVRVTRAGLIHDIGKVTTPPEILGAPRRLDEEEMSVMRRHAAEGAAIVARIPLVANLVPGVRSHHERFDGSGYPDGLRSEAIPGVARVVAVADAFNAMIGRRPYRAPLAPSEALERLVEGRGDHFDPDVVDAMVDVVTSRA, encoded by the coding sequence GTGATCGAGCTGCACGCCGTTCGGCCGCACGACGACGGCGACGGAGCCGCCGCCGAGCTGCGCATCCGCAACCTCGCGATCGCGCGCGCCGCGGTCGCGCAGCTCGCGCCCGCCGACCGGACGATCGCGGTGAAGATCGTCGCGCTGCGCTTCGTCGAGCGCTGCGCGGCCGCGCTGGCGAGCGGCGATCCGAAGCTGCTGTGCGCCTGGGTCGACCGCGTTTGCGAGCGCTACGCCGGGATCGTCCCCGCCGACGAGGCGATCTCGGCTGCGCTGGACGTCATCGCGCGCACGCACCGCAGCGTCGCCGCGCGGCTGCGCGCCGAGGTCCAGCCGATCGTCTCGCGCCCGCGGCTGGTCAAAGCGCCGGCGCGTCACGAAGCGGTCGACGAGGTCGACGTCGTGCTGGACCGGCTGCTGACCGAGCTGCACCAGAGCGACGTGCTGACCGCCGAGCACTCGCGCGCGGTCTCGTCGTGGTGCGCGCGGCTCGGCAAGCGGCTCGGGATGGAGAAGTCCGCGATCGTGCGCGTGACGCGCGCCGGCTTGATCCACGACATCGGCAAGGTGACGACGCCGCCGGAGATCCTTGGCGCACCGCGCCGGCTCGACGAGGAAGAGATGTCGGTCATGCGCCGCCACGCGGCCGAGGGCGCGGCGATCGTCGCGCGCATTCCGCTCGTGGCGAACCTGGTGCCGGGCGTGCGCAGCCACCACGAGCGTTTCGACGGCAGCGGCTATCCCGACGGGCTGCGCAGCGAAGCGATCCCCGGCGTCGCGCGCGTCGTCGCGGTCGCCGACGCGTTCAACGCGATGATCGGCCGCCGGCCGTACCGCGCGCCGCTCGCGCCTTCCGAAGCGCTCGAGCGGCTCGTCGAAGGCCGGGGCGACCACTTCGATCCCGACGTCGTCGACGCCATGGTCGACGTCGTCACCTCGCGCGCATAG
- a CDS encoding AAA family ATPase, giving the protein MTGERRPHGALQRFSRERLHARIDAARRAPVTLVIGDEGLGKSTLIRDYLALRSVAHVRFAAGPEHASPGEFLRGLAGAFGKANPAMASSAGPASLQLAQADGEAAALSWAREHLTGVSTTVVLDELHHVLGEPRTTAFLAALIEATARDLRWILIAREATFLPLPRWLATGIAELPIESADLRVRYEELAEAAASLYADVDARQLAELHERTGGWPLGLSAALATGRYDDSCAPDDVYDRLVAMALARFGTRDRERVYETALFGRFDARILAALECERTTLRALLASGLVYALDEDDYAYYEPYRARLWARANELPERDVILDRAAAALQRVGRWDEAVALRVRAGDDDKLAETLAANGFGALDQGDVETVRRALAALSEDAFARRPVVLAMKAALASLDQSFDVSEAWFRIAIDAAHDPERREIVIRYGMDLVRRGRSDVVELLEAEAARGEARSSADADAAMWALLGTAYVEAHRPEDARAAVRRALIRVPGMKDDGLRARVLHQASYVALNEGDYDSARDLAERALARADETFLYDLSARALSVLFNVAMLHDGDVPAARRWLARLEEAGRKAGNDALRLYAILNAHSIEVDAGDVRAIERLDAQLREMQLLITPTVTEALLPAQALRATWDGRFGHAYDLLAHGAQNLFDDDRIAYRWAEVAVYAVAAGKPDAAFEALLRSRELLLRIDTSQPLALRTRAYLILAELLLGRDDDAHDLLAEARRDAGAGCARFFPLLDAVGALCACRTNEAAALFALDEAIEMLAQFELGGVGRFIGMLPLEALEAESSAARREAVAP; this is encoded by the coding sequence ATGACGGGCGAACGCCGGCCGCACGGCGCGCTGCAACGGTTCTCGCGGGAGCGTCTCCACGCGCGAATCGACGCGGCGCGCCGCGCGCCGGTGACGCTCGTCATCGGCGACGAGGGGCTCGGCAAGAGCACCTTGATCCGCGACTATCTCGCGCTGCGCAGCGTCGCGCACGTGCGCTTCGCGGCCGGACCGGAACACGCGAGCCCGGGCGAGTTCTTGCGCGGGCTCGCCGGCGCGTTCGGCAAAGCGAACCCCGCGATGGCCTCCTCGGCCGGACCGGCCTCGCTGCAGCTCGCGCAAGCCGACGGCGAAGCGGCCGCGCTGAGCTGGGCGCGCGAGCACCTCACCGGCGTCTCGACCACGGTCGTGCTCGACGAGCTGCACCACGTGCTGGGCGAGCCGCGCACGACCGCGTTTCTCGCCGCGCTCATCGAAGCGACCGCGCGCGACCTGCGCTGGATCCTCATCGCGCGCGAAGCGACGTTTCTGCCGCTGCCGCGCTGGCTGGCGACCGGCATCGCGGAGCTGCCGATCGAGTCGGCCGACCTGCGCGTGCGCTACGAGGAGCTCGCCGAAGCCGCGGCGTCGCTCTACGCCGACGTCGACGCGCGCCAGCTCGCGGAGCTGCACGAGCGCACCGGCGGCTGGCCGCTCGGGCTCAGCGCGGCGCTCGCGACCGGGCGCTACGACGACTCCTGCGCGCCGGACGACGTCTACGACCGTCTGGTCGCGATGGCGCTCGCGCGGTTCGGCACCCGCGACCGCGAGCGCGTCTACGAGACCGCGCTGTTCGGCCGCTTCGACGCGCGCATCCTGGCCGCGCTCGAGTGCGAGCGCACCACCCTGCGCGCGCTGCTGGCCTCGGGTCTCGTCTACGCGCTCGACGAGGACGACTACGCGTACTACGAGCCGTACCGCGCGCGGCTGTGGGCGCGCGCGAACGAGCTCCCCGAGCGCGACGTGATCCTCGACCGCGCCGCGGCGGCGCTGCAGCGCGTCGGCCGCTGGGACGAAGCCGTCGCGCTGCGCGTGCGCGCCGGCGACGACGACAAGCTCGCCGAGACGCTGGCGGCGAACGGGTTCGGCGCGCTCGACCAAGGCGACGTCGAGACGGTTCGCCGCGCGCTCGCCGCGCTCTCGGAGGACGCCTTCGCGCGGCGGCCGGTGGTGCTGGCGATGAAAGCGGCGCTCGCCTCGCTCGATCAAAGCTTCGACGTCTCCGAAGCGTGGTTCCGGATCGCGATCGACGCCGCGCACGATCCGGAGCGGCGCGAGATCGTGATCCGCTACGGGATGGACTTGGTGCGCCGCGGGCGCAGCGACGTCGTCGAGCTGCTCGAGGCCGAAGCCGCGCGCGGCGAGGCGCGCTCGAGCGCCGACGCGGACGCCGCGATGTGGGCGCTGCTGGGCACCGCGTACGTCGAAGCGCACCGGCCCGAAGACGCGCGCGCCGCGGTGCGCCGTGCGCTGATCCGCGTGCCGGGAATGAAGGACGACGGCCTGCGCGCGCGGGTGCTGCACCAGGCCTCGTACGTCGCGCTCAACGAGGGCGACTACGACTCGGCGCGCGACTTGGCCGAACGCGCGCTGGCGCGGGCCGACGAGACGTTCCTCTACGACCTCTCCGCCCGCGCTCTGAGCGTGCTCTTCAACGTCGCGATGCTGCACGACGGCGACGTTCCGGCGGCCCGCCGCTGGCTGGCGCGGCTCGAAGAGGCCGGTCGCAAAGCCGGCAACGACGCGCTGCGGCTGTACGCGATCCTGAACGCGCACTCGATCGAGGTCGACGCCGGCGACGTGCGCGCGATCGAGCGGCTCGACGCGCAGCTGCGCGAGATGCAGCTGCTGATCACGCCGACCGTCACCGAGGCGCTGCTCCCGGCGCAAGCGCTGCGCGCGACCTGGGACGGCCGCTTCGGGCACGCGTACGACTTGCTCGCGCACGGCGCGCAGAACCTCTTCGACGACGACCGCATCGCGTACCGCTGGGCGGAGGTCGCCGTCTACGCCGTTGCGGCCGGCAAGCCGGACGCGGCGTTCGAGGCCCTCCTGCGCAGCCGCGAGCTGCTGCTGCGCATCGACACGAGCCAGCCGCTGGCGCTGCGCACGCGCGCGTACTTGATTCTCGCCGAGCTGCTGCTCGGCCGCGACGACGACGCGCACGACTTGCTCGCGGAAGCGCGCCGTGACGCCGGTGCGGGCTGCGCGCGCTTCTTCCCGCTGCTCGACGCGGTCGGCGCGCTGTGCGCGTGCCGAACGAACGAAGCCGCCGCCCTGTTCGCGCTCGACGAGGCGATCGAGATGCTCGCGCAGTTCGAGCTGGGCGGGGTCGGACGGTTCATCGGGATGCTTCCGCTCGAGGCGCTGGAAGCGGAGTCGTCCGCGGCGCGCCGGGAGGCGGTGGCGCCGTGA
- a CDS encoding peptidase S8: MKQAPTAPDVTRPLPPFDRPAPAQDAPRITPLKALLAAAALAVAAGCAASSGVSLAPHSGGGGRISNNIARALPAVSPTPVPAENQSCDDGDAKDASCGVQKNPKLPPSKTPVGGLTPAQLRSAYNLTPTASGAVPNGPLIAIVDAFEDKHAEDDLATYRSQFGLPACTSKNGCFTKVVLTGPPPPPPPPGGPAAAGSAATTWADEIALDLAMASAACPTCRLTLVESAGQDLDSLANAVNVAAGYNPAAISNSWGVLEGGGNAPNIDPGAQAAFNHPGIAITASAGDLGQVEFPASSPYVTSVGGTTLTQDGTTARGWTETSWANTGAGCSIMFAVPAWQNGSACTTGRAVPDVSVIADYNPGIAVYSSAEKGWVVLGGTSAGAPFVAGLYAAANDYGAATVGAPSLYANASQLNVLGGATLGSPNGLAGF, translated from the coding sequence ATGAAGCAAGCACCGACGGCCCCCGACGTCACGCGCCCGCTCCCGCCGTTCGACCGGCCGGCTCCGGCGCAGGACGCGCCCCGGATCACCCCGCTCAAGGCATTGCTCGCGGCGGCAGCGCTCGCCGTGGCCGCCGGCTGCGCAGCCTCGAGCGGCGTCTCGCTGGCGCCGCACAGCGGCGGCGGCGGTCGCATCTCGAACAACATCGCGCGCGCTCTTCCGGCTGTTTCGCCCACCCCGGTGCCGGCCGAGAACCAAAGCTGCGACGACGGAGACGCCAAAGACGCGAGCTGCGGGGTGCAAAAGAATCCCAAGCTTCCACCGTCCAAGACGCCCGTCGGCGGGCTCACCCCGGCGCAGCTTCGCAGCGCCTACAACCTGACGCCGACCGCGAGCGGCGCGGTTCCGAACGGCCCGCTGATCGCGATCGTCGACGCGTTCGAGGACAAGCACGCCGAGGATGATCTCGCGACCTACCGCAGCCAGTTCGGCCTGCCGGCCTGCACCTCGAAGAACGGCTGCTTCACCAAGGTCGTCCTGACCGGCCCTCCGCCGCCACCCCCACCGCCGGGGGGACCCGCGGCCGCCGGATCGGCCGCGACGACGTGGGCAGATGAGATCGCTCTCGACCTGGCCATGGCGTCCGCGGCGTGCCCGACCTGCCGGCTGACGCTGGTCGAGTCCGCCGGGCAAGACCTCGACAGCCTCGCGAACGCGGTGAACGTCGCCGCGGGCTACAACCCGGCAGCGATCAGCAACAGCTGGGGCGTCCTGGAAGGCGGCGGCAACGCGCCCAACATCGACCCCGGTGCGCAAGCCGCGTTCAACCATCCGGGGATCGCGATCACGGCCAGCGCCGGCGACCTCGGCCAGGTCGAGTTTCCCGCCTCCTCGCCCTACGTGACCTCGGTCGGCGGGACGACGCTGACGCAGGACGGCACGACCGCCCGCGGTTGGACCGAGACTTCGTGGGCGAACACCGGGGCCGGCTGCAGCATCATGTTCGCCGTCCCGGCGTGGCAGAACGGCTCGGCCTGCACGACCGGCCGTGCGGTCCCCGACGTCTCGGTGATCGCCGACTACAACCCCGGCATCGCGGTCTACAGCAGCGCCGAAAAGGGCTGGGTCGTGCTCGGGGGAACGAGCGCCGGCGCGCCGTTCGTCGCCGGGCTCTACGCGGCGGCGAACGACTACGGCGCCGCGACGGTCGGCGCGCCGAGCCTGTACGCGAACGCGAGCCAGTTGAACGTGCTCGGCGGCGCGACGCTCGGCAGCCCCAACGGTCTGGCCGGGTTCTGA